Proteins found in one Candidatus Nitrosopelagicus brevis genomic segment:
- a CDS encoding aconitate hydratase, protein MSIETTPEFVKKVYEKSEKNISKFRNTLKRPLTLTEKILAGHLEDEFLDKLLDEKKNYVFLRPDRVALQDVTGQMVMLQFMQAGLKSVTLPTTVHCDHLIQARTEGKSDTKLAMYENNEVYKFLETASSKYGAGFWNPGAGIIHQVVLENYAFPGGLMIGTDSHTPNAGGLGMIAVGVGGLDAAETMAGMPWELLYPKRIGVHLKGKMSGWTAPKDVILYVAGKLSVSGGTNSIIEYFGPGVESISCTGKATITNMGAEIGATCSIFPYDKRMETYLNSTDRKEIASLANDHTSLLQADPEVEQNPEKFFDKIIEIDLSTLEPHVVGPHTPDLARPISELSNEIDSNDYIDKISVALIGSCTNSSYEDMSRSSSVAKQAETHGIKAKIPLLVTPGSEQIRSTIERDGQIDTLRSIGATVLANACGPCIGQWQRPELKDGEKNSIVTSFNRNFPGRNDGKRDTMNFIASPEIVTALALGGSLSFNPLEDSLEGKDGKKIKLSPPEIAPEVPANGFVNTEGIYLSPSENPENVEVLIDPNSERLQKLEPFSSWDGNDFVGLNLILKAKGKCTTDHISPAGPWLRLRGHLDNLSDNLLLGAVNAFNDEVGKAKNILTNSIENCSQIARNYKEKNMHWIIVGDNNYGEGSSREHAAMTPRFLGCAVVIAKSFARIHETNLKKQGILALTFENSDDYEKIKEDDKISISGLSDFAPDKSFECKLEHSDGSTEKIMLNHSYNLSQIEWFKAGSALNVLKNKTS, encoded by the coding sequence CACTGGTCAAATGGTTATGTTACAGTTTATGCAAGCAGGCTTGAAATCTGTCACCTTACCTACAACTGTTCACTGTGATCATCTAATACAAGCAAGAACTGAAGGAAAATCTGATACTAAATTAGCAATGTATGAAAATAATGAAGTTTACAAATTTCTTGAAACTGCATCTAGCAAGTACGGTGCTGGATTCTGGAATCCAGGTGCAGGAATTATTCATCAAGTAGTTTTAGAAAATTATGCATTTCCTGGTGGTCTGATGATTGGAACTGATTCTCATACTCCAAATGCAGGTGGATTAGGAATGATAGCTGTAGGTGTTGGTGGTCTTGATGCAGCTGAAACAATGGCTGGTATGCCATGGGAATTACTTTACCCAAAAAGAATTGGTGTTCATCTTAAAGGAAAAATGAGCGGATGGACTGCACCTAAAGATGTTATACTATACGTTGCAGGAAAACTTTCAGTATCTGGAGGAACAAACTCTATTATCGAATATTTTGGTCCTGGTGTAGAATCAATTAGTTGTACTGGTAAAGCAACAATTACCAATATGGGCGCTGAAATTGGTGCAACATGTTCAATATTTCCTTATGACAAAAGAATGGAAACATATCTGAATTCAACAGATAGAAAAGAAATTGCATCTCTTGCAAATGATCACACAAGTTTACTTCAAGCTGATCCAGAAGTAGAACAAAATCCTGAAAAATTCTTTGATAAGATTATCGAAATTGATCTTTCAACTCTTGAACCTCATGTAGTTGGACCTCATACGCCTGATCTTGCAAGACCAATTTCGGAATTATCTAATGAAATAGACTCAAATGATTATATCGATAAAATTTCTGTTGCACTAATTGGAAGTTGTACAAACTCATCTTATGAGGACATGTCTAGATCATCTAGTGTTGCAAAACAGGCTGAAACACATGGAATTAAGGCAAAAATCCCATTATTAGTCACTCCTGGTTCTGAACAAATTCGATCTACCATTGAAAGAGATGGACAAATTGATACTTTGAGATCAATTGGCGCAACTGTTCTTGCTAATGCATGTGGTCCTTGTATTGGTCAATGGCAAAGACCAGAATTAAAAGATGGAGAAAAAAATTCCATTGTTACATCGTTTAATCGAAATTTCCCTGGACGTAATGATGGAAAACGTGATACTATGAACTTTATAGCAAGTCCTGAAATTGTAACTGCACTTGCACTAGGAGGAAGTTTATCATTCAATCCTCTTGAAGATTCACTTGAGGGAAAAGATGGTAAAAAAATTAAACTATCTCCTCCTGAAATTGCTCCTGAAGTTCCTGCAAACGGATTTGTAAATACCGAAGGAATCTATCTTTCTCCGTCTGAAAATCCTGAAAATGTTGAAGTTTTGATAGATCCTAATAGTGAGAGATTACAAAAACTTGAACCATTTTCCTCTTGGGATGGGAATGATTTTGTTGGATTAAATTTAATTCTTAAAGCAAAGGGAAAATGTACTACTGATCATATTTCTCCAGCAGGTCCTTGGCTTAGACTTCGTGGTCATCTGGATAATCTTAGTGACAATTTACTCTTGGGCGCTGTAAATGCATTTAACGATGAAGTGGGTAAGGCAAAAAATATTCTTACAAATAGTATTGAAAATTGTTCGCAGATTGCAAGAAACTACAAAGAAAAAAATATGCATTGGATAATAGTTGGAGATAATAATTATGGTGAAGGCAGTAGTCGTGAACATGCTGCAATGACTCCTAGATTTTTGGGTTGTGCTGTTGTTATTGCAAAATCTTTTGCAAGAATACATGAAACAAATCTCAAAAAACAAGGTATACTTGCATTAACCTTTGAAAACTCTGATGATTATGAAAAGATCAAAGAAGATGATAAAATTAGTATTTCAGGGTTAAGTGATTTTGCTCCTGACAAATCTTTTGAATGTAAATTAGAACACTCTGATGGTAGTACTGAAAAAATTATGTTAAATCACTCTTACAATTTATCACAAATTGAGTGGTTCAAAGCTGGTTCTGCTTTGAATGTTTTAAAAAATAAAACATCGTAA
- the pdxS gene encoding pyridoxal 5'-phosphate synthase lyase subunit PdxS, producing the protein MIPLSGDIPSAKGSVCEKIDSNSIVRGTSTLKRGFAHMLKNGVVMDVTTVEQAQIAEEAGAVSVMVLDKLPSDVRKAGGVARTASIRIIEEIMDHVTIPVMAKCRIGHMYEAKVLDETNVDMIDESEVLTPADEYHHIWKWDYTTPFVNGARSLAEALRRVEEGAAMIRTKGEPGTGNVAEAIYHIKKVNEELRAIKSIYDSDDKQDLVKMARDFKVSYDLVEETAKIGRLPVVNFAAGGIATPADAAYLMSLGCDGIFVGSGIFKAEDAQERARAVVLATTFWEEPDKVKDAQKMIDERQSLLGLDVKNLELKMQDRGSTV; encoded by the coding sequence ATGATTCCACTTTCTGGCGATATCCCAAGTGCAAAAGGTTCAGTATGTGAAAAAATTGATTCCAATTCAATTGTTCGTGGAACATCAACTTTGAAACGAGGTTTTGCACACATGCTAAAAAATGGTGTAGTGATGGATGTAACAACTGTTGAACAAGCCCAAATTGCTGAAGAAGCCGGAGCAGTATCTGTTATGGTTTTAGATAAACTACCTTCTGATGTAAGAAAAGCTGGTGGTGTAGCACGAACTGCAAGTATTAGAATTATAGAAGAAATTATGGATCATGTAACAATTCCTGTTATGGCAAAATGTAGAATTGGTCATATGTATGAAGCAAAAGTTCTTGATGAAACTAATGTTGACATGATAGATGAATCTGAAGTTTTAACGCCTGCTGATGAATATCATCACATCTGGAAATGGGATTACACTACTCCATTTGTAAACGGTGCACGCTCTTTAGCCGAAGCATTAAGAAGAGTTGAAGAAGGCGCTGCTATGATACGTACTAAAGGAGAACCTGGAACTGGCAATGTTGCCGAGGCAATCTATCACATTAAAAAAGTGAATGAAGAATTACGTGCAATCAAGAGTATCTATGATTCCGATGATAAACAAGATCTTGTAAAAATGGCTAGAGACTTCAAAGTATCTTATGATTTAGTTGAAGAAACTGCTAAGATAGGAAGACTCCCTGTTGTAAATTTTGCAGCCGGTGGAATTGCTACTCCTGCAGATGCTGCATATCTTATGTCTCTTGGTTGTGATGGAATCTTTGTTGGTTCTGGAATATTCAAAGCTGAAGATGCACAAGAACGTGCTCGTGCAGTTGTTCTTGCAACAACATTTTGGGAAGAACCAGACAAAGTGAAAGATGCTCAAAAAATGATTGATGAAAGACAATCTCTTCTTGGATTAGATGTAAAGAACTTAGAATTAAAAATGCAGGATAGAGGTAGTACAGTTTGA